The DNA sequence tacacacacacatctattcACGtcgtaaaaaagaaaacagtacCATTATACAAGCCAAAATTATTTGACTAAACGTTTTATAAATAAATGAAGACACCAACTGTCAGTTGAAATAAAACGATGATTAATGTAGACATAATAATTATCTAACCGTTACCAGTACTCTTCAGCAAACGCCTTGTCAGGTTGCATCGAAAGTACCCCATACAATGATTATCAAAATACATGCGACCAGTGAAACTAACCTGAGCCTGCCACGTCGGGGGTCCCGATTCTTCTTTGTCTAACTTCCCCATCGGGGGTCCCGATTCTTCTTTGTCTAACTTCCACGTCGTGGGTCCCGATTCTTCTTTGTCTAATTTCCCCGTCGGGGGTCCCGATTCTTCTTTGTCTAACTTCCGAGTCGGGGGTCCCGATTCTTCTTTGTCTAACTTCCCCATCGGGGGTCCCGATTCTTTTTTGTCTAACTTCCCCATCGGGGGTCCCGATTCTTTTTTGTCTAACTTCCCCGTCGGGGGTCCCAATTCTTCTTTGTCTAACTTCCACGCAGGGGGTCCCGATTCTTCTTTGTTTAACTTCCACGTTGGGGGTCCCGATTCTTTTTTGTCTAACTTCCCCGTCGGGGGTCCCAATTCTTCTTTGTCTAACTTCCCCGTCGGGGGTCCCGATCCTTCTTTGTCTAACTTCCCCATCGGGGGTCCCGATTCTTTTTTGTCTAACTTCCCTGTCGGGGGTCCCGACCCTTCTTTGTCTAACTTCCCCATGGAGGGTCCCGATTCTGTTTTGTCTAACTTCCCCGTCGGGGGTCCCGGTCCTTCTTTGTCTAACTTCCCCATCGGGGGTCCCGATTCTTTTTTGTCTAACTTCCACGTCGGGGGTCCCGATCCTTCTTTGTCTAACTTCCACGTCGGGGGTCCCGGTCCTTCTTTGTCTAACTTCCCTGTCGGGGGTCCCGATTTTTCTTTGTCTAACTTCCCCATCGGGGGTCCCGATCTTTCTTTGTCTAACTTCCACGTCGGGGGTCCCGATTCTTCTTTGTCTAACTTTCACGTCGGGGGTCCCGATTCTTCTTAGTCTAACTTCCCTGTCAGGGGGTCCCGATCCTTCTTTGTCTAACTTCCCCGTATGGGGTCCCGATTCTTTTGTGTCTAACTTCCACGTCGGGGGTCCCGATCCTTCTTTGTCTAACTTCCCCATCGGGGGTCCCGATTGTTATTTGTCTAACTTCCACGTCGGGGGTCCCGATCCTTCTTTGTCTAACTTCCACGTCGGGGGTCCCGGTCCTTCTTTGTCTAACTTCCCTGTCGGGGGTCCCGATCTTTCTTTGTCTAACTTCCACGTCGGGGGTCCCGATTCTTTTTTGTCTAACTTCCACGTGGGGGGTCCCGACCCTTCTTTGTCTAACTTCCACGTCGGGTGTCCCGACCCTTCTTTGTCTAACGTCCAGTCAAAGGCATTGTCTCTGGAAGACGTGCACACCTGACTTCACTTTCCAGTCGTCCGGGAAGTCTAGCGGTGTGAAGGTTTTGAGGAAGCAGTATCTTCCCCACAGGCCGCCTTCGTCGTCATACACAATGACGCGACACTCGGGCTCCGTGTTGCACCGGCTGACACAGGAAGTCTCGTCTGACACAAAGGCCAAGGTCGTCAGACTTGGCCCTTCAAGGTCACGGTCATCGTAATGTAGATCACGCTGAGAGAAGACCAGTCTGGAAGAGTCGAGACATGGGGATTTAGCACAGTTACACATGTTACACTGGTAAGCATCGCAACACGTACAATGTTACACAGTGTGTCACAATGTTTCACAAAACACATGTGGCAGCAAGCAAGCTCTGCATTGTTTTGAACATAGACCAATCAAACCGTAAGGACACGGAACAggtagatggatggatggatggatggatggatggatggatggatggatggatggatggatggatggataacaGGCGGACGAACAGACAAACagtgacaagacagacagatagctaAATATAGATATATGGATGAATGAATGGGCGAATAGATGTATGGTAGGACGGACGGATAGAATAACGGAGGTATAGAAGAACaggcgtgtatatatatatgtttgtgtttgtgttacagAGAAGGGTGACATCCACATGTATTAGTTACAATGTCAAGAAGGAAGGGATCATTCAGGCTTAGACACGCATCTGCACCAACCGATGTATTACATTACGCTGTCAATCTTTGTTTAGGGGGACTGGTTGAACATGAACATGCTCTTTCGAGACCAGAGAACTCCTTTCCCACTTGAACCGTGGTCGTAAGAACACAATATTTACATAGACACGGCAGTGAAAAAACTCATTGTGAATATTTACCGTGACGAGGACCGTGACACctgtcgttttgttttgtctgtgaaTAAAAATACTACGAAGTCCATGGGTTCATTCATAATAAATTATCAATATCATTAAAAGGCCTCTAATTGTCCGTTTGACTTATTTTGTTCGTTAACAGCTCTAGGGATTCTTACCCAATTCGCCTTAACGTTAGCCGGGGGGCGCAGTAGCATAGTGGCGAATACGCCCGCCTCCCATGCGGAAGGTTGCGGCTTCGAATCCCGTCCGCGCCTGGAAAGGATGTTTCCGACCTCCGAGATCAACTTATgcacagacctgctagtgccttttcCTTCTTCCTATGCACACGCAAGCagaagaccaagtacgcacggacaAGAACCTGTAATCCATGGGTAAAAGAAACACTATACTACCCaacatgcttcccccgaaagcggcgtatggctgcctgtaTGGCAGGGGTAAGAACTGTCATACACGATCCTAGGAGTTCCAACCAATGAACACACACGATTCTAGGAGTTCCAACCAATGAACACACACGATTCTAGGAGTTCCAACCAATGAACACACACGAGTTCCAACCAATGAACACACACGATTCTAGGAGTTCCAACCAATGAACACACACGATTCTAGGAGTTCCAACCAATGAACACACACGATTCTAGGAGTTCCAACCAATGAACACACACGATCCTAGGAGTTCCAACCAATGAACACACACGATTCTAGGAGTTCCAACCAATGAACACACACGATTCTAGGAGTTCCAACCAATGAACACACACGATCCTAGGAGTTCCAACCAATGAACACACACGATCCTAGGAGTTCCAACCAATGAACACACACGATTCTAGGAGTTCCAACCAATGAACACACACGATTCTAGGAGTTCCAACCAATGAACACACACGATTCTAGGAGTTCCAACCAATGAACACACACGATTCTAGGAGTTCCAACCAATGAACACACACGATCCTAGGAGTTCCAACCAATGAACACACACGATCCTAGGAGTTCCAACCAATGAACACACACGATTCTAGAAGTTCCAACCAATGAACACACACGATTCTAGGAGTTCCAACCAATGAACACACACGATCCTAGGAGTTCCAACCAATGAACACACACGATCCTAGGAGTTCCAACCAATGAACACACACGATCCTAGGAGTTCCAACCAATGAACACACACGAATAAGAAGCAACACACTTTCCAATCGTTTGACAAATACATTCGTGGTGACACGTTCTTGTGTAAAGTGAAATACTCACTGTGGCGACAGACGGCCTGAGACAGGGAGTAGTAGTAGCCTGGGGTACACAGACACTGGCCCGCGAAGCACTCCGAGTTGACCGCTGGGCAGTCTGTGTTGGCCGTGCAGTCATTGTCCAGCCACTCTTCCGCTGGCTGTGTCACAGCTtctgcacacccacacacacacacagacgctcacacacacatacaggccacacacacacacacacacaccctcacacacccacccacacacacacacacacacacacacacacacacacacacacacacacacagacgttcACTCAAAggacacccacacaaacacacgcacgcacgtttgCCTacactctcacatacacacacgtatgcacagaaacgcacacacgcacgaactcatacagacacacactgactcacacatgTGGACACATTATACACAAATACAGGTAtgcaaacagacatacacacatgcacacagacagacagacagacagacagacagagacagacacagagacagacacagagacagacagacacacacaaacacacgtacctaaagtgtggatggttacctaagaggcggcactgggtgtagtgcctttctagtgcacttgcactacaacagcactgggtgcagtactcgctccggcatcgaagaattttgcactaaaaaatgcacaaaatttgacctatttcgtcgcctatagagtcaatttaacggtgttaaatgaagcgaccatccacacaattaggttgccatccagagtttaggttgccatccacgtgtggatggttgccttatggtgatttaggcaaccaaacctgtggaaacgggggtacacacacacccacacacacacacacacacacacacacacacgcacacacacatacacacacacaaacacgcacacacacacacacacacacaagcatacaaGCATACTCTTCGCGTGACAAATACAGGCTGACAAATACAGACTGACCAAGTTATTAGCCTGATCATCATTCTCTGCTTTCTGAAATGTCAGATTAGCATCCGTAAGAAACAGTTTTTGTTTTCCGTCAACAATTTAAACTTAACGACCTTAATGATTGGGCCTTATTTTCTAACTTCATAACTTAGTTAATCAAAAATACATCGTCAACATCCACAAGATAGTCCCGGCCAATTACGCATCGAAAAGAGTCCCAGAGCGTAATAACTCTTTCTTTAACTGCCCGGTTCCGTCGTCGCATCTATGTATACATTAGACCCACACGATCACGTTAAGCCCAGCCTTGCAAGACAACATTAGACCCACACGATCACGTTAAGCCCAGCCTTGCAAGACAACATTAGACCCACACGATCACGTTAAGCCCAGCCTTGCAAGACAACATTAGACCCACACGATCACGTTA is a window from the Littorina saxatilis isolate snail1 linkage group LG10, US_GU_Lsax_2.0, whole genome shotgun sequence genome containing:
- the LOC138979100 gene encoding basic salivary proline-rich protein 4-like — encoded protein: MGKLDKEKSGPPTGKLDKEGPGPPTWKLDKEGSGPPTWKLDKKESGPPMGKLDKEGPGPPTGKLDKTESGPSMGKLDKEGSGPPTGKLDKKESGPPMGKLDKEGSGPPTGKLDKEELGPPTGKLDKKESGPPTWKLNKEESGPPAWKLDKEELGPPTGKLDKKESGPPMGKLDKKESGPPMGKLDKEESGPPTRKLDKEESGPPTGKLDKEESGPTTWKLDKEESGPPMGKLDKEESGPPTWQAQVYIA